One part of the Ornithodoros turicata isolate Travis chromosome 2, ASM3712646v1, whole genome shotgun sequence genome encodes these proteins:
- the LOC135383543 gene encoding uncharacterized protein LOC135383543 — protein MQNTGPLFALSHLGENLSRNKELKKKMLQCCGYCCAAAGFMVSATLVTWLFYGIRARETPVSPTRAPFCCPNHVRRLSDFANRSMKPCEDFYLYTCFAFRENSTEAFLLRQQNNDIVRQILHGDHQDHASQALIRIMDGCVATVTGTTDEVVVASLRLATKILSISVSSSPATVLEAILETSSHYQLWPILKIYYILQSKSSAALLLENRKDSHYKSYNAISSQQWRRALQIVNSHYNTNVSRLDITAFYHDITTATPPQSAQQQVIEADDDISVYYGPSVEDKVKNRLPTTLDIPKLFPEVGAQVWKEALSALGYWSHSITVYATDRGRIGYALRLLTSPGQRAQALAYYTTLLAATIAPNMWAVVQEKNLNYKNTYCSLYIQTLNVLWEMAFAHVLTDPQKDEVVRALFYSVVRVIEDSASSIVHKDDVPKFLSLVRSVTLQVPSDRMSPDLKIMTTPTTFWGNILSVRRFKATYYQFLAKAGYNNYYPKDKTTSPSPETRVLMKKTCMYVPPLIYNYLLFENGTDPLINAATVGVQMSNHIWDLVFSYRNWSIATQRRLDGHIQCIKRNFANAVPSLAYPRLSIMTAVQVSVFPRNDWNTPIQGWSMWKIPRSQVFYMTYFVRNVCMNDTYKPSSNTTKLMTSFRDFKYTFECINRTEISGCLFDDMKVSRR, from the exons ATGCAGAACACCGGTCCTCTCTTCGCTTTATCTCATCTTGGAGAGAATCTTAGTCGAAACAAAGagctgaagaaaaaaatgttgcagtgTTGCGGCTATTGCTGCGCAGCTGCAGGATTTATGGTCAGTGCAACCCTGGTGACCTGGCTCTTCTACGGCATTCGGGCTCGTGAAACCCCGGTCTCCCCGACGCGTGCTCCGTTCTGCTGCCCAAACCACGTCCGGCGACTTTCTGACTTTGCAAACCGTTCAATGAAGCCTTGCGAGGACTTCTACCTCTACACCTGTTTTGCCTTTAGGGAAAACAGCACCGAAGCG TTTTTGCTGAGGCAGCAGAACAACGATATCGTACGCCAGATCCTTCATGGGGATCATCAGGACCATGCGAGTCAAGCCCTGATTCGCATAATGGACGGTTGTGTGGCCACTGTGACGGGCACAACGGATGAAGTTGTCGTTGCATCTTTGCGCCTAGCAACAAAG ATACTCAGCATATCAGTCAGCTCTTCTCCAGCTACCGTTCTCGAAGCGATCCTGGAGACATCTTCGCATTATCAGCTATGGCCAATTTTAAAGATTTACTACATACTACAAAGCAAATCATCGGCTGCGCTCCTGCTTGAAAACCGCAAAGACTCCCACTACAAGTCGTATAACGCAATTTCGTCACAACAATGGAGAAGGGCACTTCAAATCGTCAATTCCCACTACAACACCAACGTGTCGAGGTTGGATATTACAGCATTTTATCACGATATAACGACAGCGACACCCCCTCAATCAGCTCAGCAGCAAGTGATCGAGGCAGACGACGACATTTCTGTATACTATGGACCCTCAGTCGAGGACAAAGTCAAGAATAGGCTGCCAACAACGCTCGATATACCAAAACTGTTTCCAGAGGTAGGAGCACAGGTGTGGAAAGAAGCCCTATCAGCCCTAGGCTACTGGAGCCATTCAATCACTGTGTACGCCACCGACCGTGGAAGGATTGGCTATGCCTTACGTCTCCTTACTTCCCCAGGTCAGCGAGCCCAAGCGCTCGCTTATTATACTACTCTTCTGGCGGCAACAATTGCTCCAAACATGTGGGCAGTCGTGCAAGAGAAGAACCTCAACTACAAGAACACGTATTGTAGCTTATATATCCAGACCTTGAACGTTTTGTGGGAAATGGCATTTGCGCACGTATTAACGGATCCCCAGAAAGACGAAGTTGTACGAGCACTCTTCTACTCAGTTGTGCGCGTGATAGAAGATTCAGCTTCGAGCATTGTCCACAAGGACGATGTCCCAAAGTTCTTGTCCCTCGTTCGAAGCGTCACGCTGCAAGTTCCATCCGACCGCATGTCACCGGACCTCAAAATTATGACGACACCAACGACTTTTTGGGGAAACATTCTCTCGGTGAGGCGTTTCAAGGCGACCTACTACCAGTTCCTGGCGAAAGCTGGGTACAATAACTACTACCCGAAAGATAAAACGACTTCTCCTAGCCCGGAAACAAGGGTACTGATGAAAAAGACCTGCATGTACGTACCTCCGCTAATATACAATTATCTGCTCTTCGAGAATGGCACAGATCCGCTGATCAACGCTGCAACAGTAGGGGTTCAAATGTCGAACCATATTTGGGATTTAGTCTTCAGCTATCGAAACTGGAGCATCGCCACGCAACGGCGCCTTGACGGGCACATCCAATGCATCAAACGAAATTTCGCAAATGCGGTGCCGTCCTTGGCGTACCCACGCCTCAGTATTATGACAGCAGTACAAGTATCCGTGTTCCCGCGAAACGACTGGAACACTCCGATACAGGGTTGGAGCATGTGGAAGATCCCTCGGAGCCAGGTATTCTACATGACATACTTTGTTCGTAACGTCTGCATGAATGATACATATAAGCCTTCGTCAAACACAACAAAGTTAATGACTTCGTTTCGAGATTTCAAATATACTTTCGAGTGCATTAACCGGACGGAGATTTCAGGCTGTCTGTTCGATGACATGAAGGTTTCACGACGATGA
- the LOC135383544 gene encoding uncharacterized protein LOC135383544 — MAMAAGSFLQVVKYKELSYTDCADLWPRITYDDINEYFINKLGHDKRKMEAYKSMEAYHYVKSGKVHNITIATVNNKVVLRGVVSPSQRSGMVYTCWVAAEHDGEIVDASCSCMAGLGEVCSHCAAICFTVEATHRDNSQLPAPTDLPCQWLAPRLKQIPPQQARQLDYRRPRWWSAKRNRNATEDSTIEFPDDKFEAFVSQVRTVAPEARLFTLIDINQAAATQPSTQTQASGDFIISPTSPLSSLNICVELDNIKISRRDAEEIEKLTRLQRKSPAWFAHRKGRITASIFKDVCASKQVKVSSLLQKIFCSQNIRSPAIYYGIENEARAKDSLFALLSQHHANGRIEDCGLMISPRYPYLGCSPDGVYYCDCHEPALVEVKCLYTMRDADPTTLAENGQNQKDFCLTRDGTLKQSHRYYYQVQAQLHLNLVDSKRCYFFLFVERGGHLVEVERDEEFMMCHESSVRAFFTDIVLPRLVSGF, encoded by the exons ATGGCTATGGCTGCAGGAAG CTTTTTGCAAGTGGTGAAGTACAAGGAGTTATCCTACACAGACTGTGCAGACCTGTGGCCACGGATAACATACGACGACATTAATGAATATTTCATTAATAAGCTTGGCCACGATAAGAGGAAGATGGAGGCCTACAAGTCAATGGAAGCGTACCACTATGTTAAAAGCG GTAAAGTACACAACATCACCATAGCCACTGTCAACAACAAAGTAGTGCTGAGAGGGGTTGTCAGCCCCTCACAACGATCGGGCATGGTGTACACATGCTGGGTTGCTGCAGAACATGATGGGGAGATTGTGGATGCATCTTGCTCTTGTATGGCTGG GTTGGGTGAAGTGTGCAGTCACTGTGCTGCGATATGCTTCACTGTTGAGGCAACACACAGAGACAACTCGCAGCTGCCAGCACCTACAGATCTCCCATGCCAGTGGCTGGCACCACGCCTGAAACAG ATTCCACCTCAGCAAGCGCGGCAGCTAGACTATAGGCGACCTCGATGGTGGTCAGCAAAACGAAATCGTAATGCTACTGAAGATTCCACCATAGAATTTCCAGACGATAAGTTCGAAGCTTTTGTGTCACAAGTACGAACA GTCGCACCAGAGGCACGGCTGTTCACACTCATTGATATCAACCAAGCAGCCGCTACGCAACCAAGCACGCAGACTCAGGCCAGTGGCGATTTCATCATTTCGCCTACAAGTCCCTTGAGCTCACTCAACATATGCGTCGAGCTAGACAATATTAAAATATCAAGAAGAGATGCGGAAGAAATAGAAAAACTCACGAGACTACAGCGGAAGAGTCCAGCCTGGTTTGCACACAGAAAAGGCAGGATAACAGCATCAATATTCAAGGACGTATGTGCATCCAAACAGGTCAAAGTGTCATCGCTGCTGCAAAAAATTTTTTGTTCCCAAAACATTAGAAGTCCTGCCATTTATTATGGTATTGAAAACGAAGCAAGGGCAAAAGACTCCCTATTTGCTCTGTTGTCACAGCATCATGCCAATGGAAGGATAGAAGATTGTGGGCTCATGATCAGCCCGAGGTACCCTTATTTGGGATGCAGCCCAGACGGAGTATACTACTGCGACTGCCACGAACCAGCACTGGTTGAAGTAAAGTGCCTATACACAATGAGAGACGCTGACCCAACAACACTCGCTGAAAATGGACAGAACCAAAAGGATTTTTGCCTAACAAGGGATGGAACCCTAAAGCAAAGTCACAGATATTACTACCAGGTACAAGCCCAACTGCACTTGAACCTTGTGGACAGCAAGCGTTGctactttttcctttttgtggaACGTGGTGGACACCTTGTGGAGGTTGAGCGCGACGAAGAGTTTATGATGTGCCATGAAAGCAGTGTGAGAGCTTTCTTCACCGACATTGTGCTCCCACGACTAGTTAGTGGGTTTTAA
- the LOC135383545 gene encoding uncharacterized protein LOC135383545 isoform X2, whose translation MVGCSAYGCSNSSVKGHKMFRVPWEKARRMRWAVAINRKKAGGRLWMPGVGARICEMHFVTRMRSDDPSHVDYVPSVFRHDRESETRAERKAKRYERHMRIMHKREAAAAQQHPRLDEEAEVGILGTDYGNTACTDDTSIDDNMGDIALTQAKAVQTDALALCASCSCLQEENEVVVTGDHLCVDQECR comes from the exons ATGGTCGGATGTTCTGCATACGGGTGCTCTAACTCGTCTGTCAAGGGACATAAAATGTTTCGGGTTCCATGGGAGAAAGCAAGACGAATGCGCTGGGCTGTAGCCATAAACCGAAAAAAAGCCGGCGGCCGTCTGTGGATGCCTGGTGTAGGCGCGCGCATCTGTGAGATGCACTTCGTGACAA GGATGCGAAGCGATGATCCGTCGCATGTGGATTACGTGCCATCAGTGTTCCGACACGATAGAGAGTCCGAGACCCGGGCTGAACGAAAAGCTAAGCG TTATGAACGCCACATGCGCATAATGCATAAGCGAGAAGCTGCAGCTGCTCAGCAGCATCCCAGGCTCGATGAGGAAGCCGAAGTAGGGATTCTGGGCACTGATTATGGCAATACTGCATGTACCGACGATACCAGTATCGACGATAACATGGGCGACATCGCATTGACTCAGGCTAAAG CTGTCCAGACAGACGCACTCGCCTTGTGTGCAAGTTGTTCCTGCTTGcaagaagagaacgag GTTGTCGTTACAGGTGACCATCTCTGTGTGGATCAAGAATGCAGGTAA
- the LOC135383545 gene encoding uncharacterized protein LOC135383545 isoform X1, giving the protein MVGCSAYGCSNSSVKGHKMFRVPWEKARRMRWAVAINRKKAGGRLWMPGVGARICEMHFVTRMRSDDPSHVDYVPSVFRHDRESETRAERKAKRYERHMRIMHKREAAAAQQHPRLDEEAEVGILGTDYGNTACTDDTSIDDNMGDIALTQAKAVQTDALALCASCSCLQEENEVTISVWIKNAGKQISRQVTGKILQVND; this is encoded by the exons ATGGTCGGATGTTCTGCATACGGGTGCTCTAACTCGTCTGTCAAGGGACATAAAATGTTTCGGGTTCCATGGGAGAAAGCAAGACGAATGCGCTGGGCTGTAGCCATAAACCGAAAAAAAGCCGGCGGCCGTCTGTGGATGCCTGGTGTAGGCGCGCGCATCTGTGAGATGCACTTCGTGACAA GGATGCGAAGCGATGATCCGTCGCATGTGGATTACGTGCCATCAGTGTTCCGACACGATAGAGAGTCCGAGACCCGGGCTGAACGAAAAGCTAAGCG TTATGAACGCCACATGCGCATAATGCATAAGCGAGAAGCTGCAGCTGCTCAGCAGCATCCCAGGCTCGATGAGGAAGCCGAAGTAGGGATTCTGGGCACTGATTATGGCAATACTGCATGTACCGACGATACCAGTATCGACGATAACATGGGCGACATCGCATTGACTCAGGCTAAAG CTGTCCAGACAGACGCACTCGCCTTGTGTGCAAGTTGTTCCTGCTTGcaagaagagaacgag GTGACCATCTCTGTGTGGATCAAGAATGCAGGTAAGCAAATAAGCAGGCAAGTTACAGGTAAGATCTTGCAAGTAAATGATTAG